One Alteromonas sp. KC3 DNA segment encodes these proteins:
- a CDS encoding c-type cytochrome has translation MKTLSTLSLATLFVLSPLSFSNAYTNSTSTAYDKGYALAQYCMGCHGETGISPIESNPNLAGQNKKYLVYALKAYRDGTRKGGMASIMRPNASGLSDDDIDALATYFSSQSGKTATP, from the coding sequence ATGAAAACCTTATCGACTTTATCTTTAGCCACGCTGTTTGTACTTTCACCACTTTCATTTTCAAACGCTTACACCAACTCAACATCTACTGCGTACGACAAAGGCTACGCGCTTGCTCAATACTGTATGGGTTGTCACGGTGAAACGGGTATTTCACCAATAGAAAGCAATCCGAATTTAGCAGGTCAAAACAAAAAATATTTAGTTTATGCCTTAAAGGCATACAGAGACGGCACGCGTAAGGGTGGAATGGCCAGCATAATGCGCCCAAATGCATCGGGATTAAGTGATGACGACATCGATGCCTTGGCCACCTATTTTTCATCCCAAAGTGGCAAAACTGCTACGCCCTAG
- a CDS encoding pirin family protein yields the protein MAKQLSSHKKDLGGFSVSRIIPHVEARSIGPFVFVDHMGLAHFPAGSGINVRPHPHIGLATISYLMEGSMLHRDSLGTIQEIQPGDVNWMTAGKGIVHSERETIETRGSDHVLNGLQCWIALPEEKADMEPSFIHVNKAQLPYIHREKVLMRLIAGEAYGYTSPVKTYSSMFYLDVITEAGATIERPCGDSQTACYVISGRVKIGESTFEAGSFVLLDDESEIVTIENSRYFLLGGQKLAKQPILKWNFLAYSKEKIAEAEQRWANGQFPTIPGDDREFIPLP from the coding sequence ATGGCAAAACAACTTTCATCTCACAAGAAAGATTTGGGTGGTTTCTCGGTAAGCCGAATAATCCCGCACGTTGAGGCAAGAAGTATAGGCCCGTTTGTATTTGTTGATCATATGGGCCTAGCGCACTTTCCCGCAGGCTCTGGCATCAACGTTAGACCTCACCCACACATTGGACTTGCTACCATTAGTTATCTGATGGAAGGCAGTATGCTGCACCGTGACAGCTTGGGTACTATTCAAGAAATTCAGCCGGGCGATGTGAACTGGATGACCGCGGGCAAAGGCATTGTGCATTCTGAACGTGAAACCATTGAAACTCGTGGTAGCGACCACGTATTAAACGGGCTTCAGTGCTGGATAGCACTCCCTGAAGAAAAGGCAGATATGGAGCCCAGCTTTATTCATGTAAACAAGGCTCAGCTGCCCTATATTCATAGAGAAAAGGTGCTTATGCGATTGATAGCAGGTGAAGCGTATGGCTACACCTCGCCAGTAAAAACCTATTCATCTATGTTCTATTTGGACGTTATCACCGAGGCAGGCGCTACTATTGAGCGGCCTTGTGGCGACTCGCAAACAGCCTGTTATGTCATTTCGGGGCGCGTAAAAATAGGCGAAAGCACATTTGAAGCGGGTTCATTTGTATTGCTTGATGATGAAAGTGAGATTGTAACGATAGAGAACAGTCGCTACTTTTTGTTAGGTGGCCAAAAGCTGGCAAAACAACCTATTTTAAAATGGAATTTCTTGGCCTATTCGAAAGAAAAGATTGCCGAGGCTGAGCAACGCTGGGCAAATGGGCAGTTTCCGACGATACCGGGGGACGACCGCGAGTTTATACCTTTGCCATAA
- a CDS encoding hydrolase, with translation MFNFKKSVAALVTGLTLLAPSVHAGEPAKSLLTPDNHTVILIDHQPQMAFATRSHSIEDVRNNVTGLAKSAKAFNVPTILTTVAEKSFSGPLFPELKAVFPEQRPIDRTTMNTWEDKRVTDKVKQFKKNKIVIAALWTEVCGVGPVLSAIEEGYEVYFVTDASGGVSKEAHDMAVQRMIQAGAQPITWLQYLLELQRDWARTDTYVDVTNIAKEHAGGYGLGLIYATEMFNAKEGR, from the coding sequence ATGTTCAATTTTAAAAAATCTGTAGCGGCACTTGTAACTGGCTTAACCCTTCTAGCACCTTCAGTACACGCGGGGGAGCCAGCCAAGAGCTTACTCACACCTGACAACCACACTGTTATTTTGATTGATCATCAGCCACAAATGGCGTTTGCAACTCGCTCTCATTCAATTGAAGACGTACGTAATAATGTGACTGGTCTGGCAAAATCAGCAAAGGCATTCAACGTGCCAACGATTTTGACGACGGTAGCTGAAAAGTCATTTAGCGGCCCATTGTTTCCAGAGTTAAAAGCTGTATTCCCAGAGCAACGTCCTATTGACCGTACCACTATGAATACATGGGAAGACAAACGTGTCACAGACAAAGTAAAACAATTTAAGAAAAATAAAATTGTTATTGCAGCACTTTGGACCGAAGTATGTGGCGTAGGCCCAGTACTATCGGCAATTGAAGAAGGTTACGAAGTGTACTTTGTTACAGATGCATCAGGTGGTGTATCGAAAGAAGCTCATGACATGGCAGTTCAGCGCATGATTCAAGCAGGCGCACAACCTATCACATGGTTGCAGTATCTACTTGAACTACAACGTGACTGGGCTCGCACTGATACCTACGTTGACGTAACAAACATTGCTAAAGAGCATGCTGGCGGATACGGCTTAGGTCTTATCTACGCAACAGAAATGTTCAACGCGAAAGAAGGTCGGTAG
- a CDS encoding YybH family protein: MNTSITQVLHTLHHAVNNGDYDTLSSCYGSRAKVVATPLSQFSADNTEHHDCVSALQQFQQKFMPEHLVTTGDEIVIEAGDVALVIAKLYLVPKSTPNALPCEGKKALYVMQKQLTGEWRCVIDNFFGTDLVDFA, from the coding sequence ATGAACACTTCAATAACTCAGGTTTTGCATACCCTTCACCACGCAGTAAACAATGGTGACTACGATACACTGTCTAGTTGCTACGGTAGCCGTGCAAAAGTTGTTGCTACCCCATTAAGCCAGTTTTCTGCTGACAATACAGAACACCATGATTGTGTAAGTGCTTTGCAGCAATTTCAGCAAAAGTTTATGCCAGAACACCTCGTTACCACGGGTGATGAAATAGTGATAGAGGCCGGCGATGTTGCACTAGTCATCGCCAAATTGTATTTGGTGCCAAAATCTACACCTAACGCTCTACCTTGTGAGGGGAAAAAAGCACTGTATGTTATGCAAAAACAACTAACAGGTGAATGGCGCTGCGTTATCGACAACTTCTTCGGAACAGACTTAGTAGACTTTGCGTAA
- a CDS encoding TonB-dependent receptor — translation MKKSVVALALASALSSHVGIAQTLQHDNKNSTEVITVIGSPITLSTSETIAPLTNNQADFGDQLVTLPGLSIARNGPVTALIQYRGMFGPRVGVTIDGVNINGAGPNAMDSPLSHVLPEPGMTATLYRGITPISAGIETIGGQLHIQSDAHNLFNYANVPNGNEFQGSVSASIVSPGSGQQYQGSGLFNTDNAFVSAAFIYQQRDERESGDGMLIPNAHYQRNGVKLRAGYEWGKHQVDISYQNLNTNESGTPALAMDIAFIDAAWYRFGYRYNQSDASYLTLSVFGNDNQHTMDNFSQRPLMMPAMARQNDTDSVAQGIDATYVMPWQDGELTLGTNLLHNRNNSIITNPNNAAFFVNNFINTERDITSVFAQWNRDTERYLTTLGTRFTQIDMDADPVNSNMVMMNSAIATLVDNFNQSSRDETYNMLDIAATFQYRVNRNTHIVIGASQKNRAPTYFERYTWLPLGITGGMADGFNYIGNLDLDNETARQIELGIDVHTNKWTFSPRFFYQDVENYITGMPSTNMAANMVSTMMTGMAPFQWTNTDAVIKGVDVELHGQLTESVSVNAVASVQHGNRDDIDDALFRIAPEQLITTVSWQTSLGNAPLSMQLISELSGRQNHVSALQNEQVTASFGLIHINASWQILPELVVTTRINNAFDKFYAPHTAGINRIVGSELPQGERVPGAGREWQLSMRYQF, via the coding sequence ATGAAAAAATCAGTTGTCGCGCTGGCGCTTGCTAGTGCACTTTCTTCGCATGTGGGGATTGCACAAACCCTACAACACGACAATAAAAACAGCACAGAAGTTATTACCGTTATTGGTTCACCTATTACCTTGAGTACTAGCGAGACTATTGCCCCGTTAACCAACAATCAGGCGGATTTTGGCGATCAGCTTGTTACACTTCCAGGGTTGAGTATTGCCCGCAATGGACCGGTAACAGCGTTAATTCAATACCGTGGCATGTTTGGCCCCCGCGTGGGCGTGACTATAGACGGCGTAAATATCAACGGCGCAGGGCCCAATGCGATGGACTCGCCGCTATCTCATGTATTGCCGGAGCCTGGCATGACAGCCACGTTATATCGCGGCATTACCCCCATAAGCGCAGGTATAGAAACCATCGGAGGTCAGCTTCATATCCAGTCTGACGCACACAACCTGTTTAATTATGCCAATGTACCCAATGGCAATGAATTTCAAGGAAGCGTCAGCGCAAGCATAGTGTCGCCGGGGAGTGGGCAGCAATATCAAGGCAGTGGATTATTTAATACCGACAATGCATTTGTCAGCGCTGCATTTATCTATCAGCAGCGCGATGAGCGAGAGTCCGGAGATGGTATGTTGATACCCAATGCTCACTACCAACGCAACGGGGTAAAGCTGCGTGCAGGTTACGAGTGGGGTAAACACCAAGTTGATATTAGCTATCAGAACCTCAACACCAATGAAAGCGGTACTCCAGCGCTGGCAATGGATATCGCCTTTATTGACGCTGCGTGGTATCGGTTTGGCTACCGTTACAACCAGTCAGATGCGTCTTATTTGACGTTAAGTGTATTCGGTAATGACAATCAGCACACTATGGATAACTTCTCACAACGACCGCTGATGATGCCTGCGATGGCGCGCCAAAACGATACAGATTCGGTGGCCCAAGGTATTGATGCCACGTATGTGATGCCGTGGCAAGATGGCGAATTAACCCTTGGCACAAACCTGCTGCACAATAGAAATAACTCCATCATTACCAACCCTAATAATGCCGCGTTCTTTGTAAACAATTTCATCAATACCGAGCGTGATATCACAAGTGTTTTTGCTCAATGGAATAGAGATACAGAGCGTTACCTTACCACCCTTGGTACACGATTTACGCAGATAGACATGGACGCTGACCCTGTCAATTCAAACATGGTGATGATGAACAGTGCTATCGCCACATTAGTCGACAACTTTAACCAGTCATCACGAGATGAAACGTACAACATGCTGGATATCGCGGCGACGTTTCAATACCGCGTGAATCGCAATACGCACATCGTGATCGGTGCTTCTCAGAAAAATCGCGCACCTACCTATTTTGAGCGTTACACCTGGCTACCATTGGGTATTACTGGCGGTATGGCAGACGGTTTCAATTACATTGGCAATCTTGATTTGGACAATGAAACCGCGCGCCAGATTGAGTTGGGCATCGATGTGCACACGAATAAATGGACATTCTCACCACGCTTTTTCTATCAAGATGTTGAAAATTATATTACTGGTATGCCAAGTACGAATATGGCGGCCAATATGGTATCGACCATGATGACAGGCATGGCACCTTTTCAGTGGACTAACACGGATGCCGTTATTAAAGGGGTAGATGTTGAACTGCACGGTCAGCTTACCGAAAGCGTGAGTGTTAATGCCGTTGCAAGCGTTCAGCACGGTAACCGAGATGATATTGACGATGCGCTATTTCGCATTGCACCTGAACAGCTCATCACCACAGTGTCTTGGCAAACGTCGCTTGGCAACGCGCCGTTATCTATGCAGCTAATATCAGAGCTCTCAGGTCGCCAAAACCATGTATCTGCGCTTCAAAACGAGCAGGTTACTGCGAGTTTTGGTCTTATTCACATAAATGCGTCATGGCAAATTCTGCCAGAGCTCGTTGTAACCACACGAATCAACAACGCCTTTGATAAGTTCTATGCACCGCATACTGCAGGCATAAACCGAATTGTGGGAAGCGAACTCCCTCAGGGCGAGAGAGTGCCGGGAGCGGGTCGAGAATGGCAGCTTTCGATGCGTTATCAATTCTAA
- a CDS encoding cytochrome ubiquinol oxidase subunit I: MSDTLIELSRWQFALTAMFHFIFVPLTLGLSFLLAIMESVYVMTGKEVYKQMTQFWGKLFGINFAIGVATGLTMEFQFGMNWSYYSHYVGDIFGAPLAIEGLMAFFLESTFVGLFFFGWDKMSKEKHLATTWLVAIGSNFSALWILIANGWMQYPVGAEFNFEAMRMEMTSFAEVIFNPVAQVKFVHTVSAGYVTGAIFVLAISSYYLLNHKHIAFARRSFAIAASFGLAATLSVIVLGDESGYELGDVQKVKLAAVEAEYDTHPAPAPFTVFGIPNDEEEKTEYALQIPWAMGIIATRSLTEEVKGIKALKEENKVRILEGIKAYEVLDDVRNGTATAAERATFEAHKDSLGYAMLLEPFTTDVANPTDAALKQAVDYSIPPVAPLFWSFRLMVASGFIMLALFLCAFYYSTKHRITKPRWLLKASLFSLPLPWVASEAGWFVAEYGRQPWSIAEVLPVHASVSNLAVSDVVITLVAYSAFYTVMFIIGFYLMKKFAKKGPVPPSANPTESELDLIDDNYLGKDGQGANA; encoded by the coding sequence ATGAGCGATACGTTAATAGAACTATCGCGGTGGCAATTTGCGTTAACTGCAATGTTCCACTTTATATTTGTCCCCCTCACGTTGGGGTTAAGTTTCTTGCTGGCCATTATGGAATCGGTTTATGTAATGACCGGTAAGGAAGTCTACAAGCAGATGACCCAATTTTGGGGAAAACTGTTTGGTATTAACTTTGCCATTGGTGTTGCTACGGGCTTAACCATGGAATTCCAGTTTGGTATGAACTGGTCATATTATTCTCATTATGTTGGCGATATTTTTGGTGCACCGCTTGCCATAGAAGGCCTTATGGCGTTCTTCCTAGAATCTACGTTTGTTGGTCTGTTTTTCTTCGGTTGGGACAAAATGTCGAAGGAAAAACATTTAGCTACCACATGGCTAGTGGCAATTGGTTCTAACTTTTCGGCGTTATGGATCTTAATTGCAAACGGATGGATGCAATATCCAGTAGGCGCTGAGTTCAACTTTGAAGCCATGCGTATGGAAATGACAAGCTTCGCTGAGGTCATCTTTAACCCAGTCGCTCAAGTTAAATTTGTACATACGGTGTCAGCAGGGTATGTCACAGGCGCTATCTTTGTGTTGGCAATTTCAAGTTACTATCTCTTAAATCATAAACATATCGCCTTTGCCCGGCGTTCGTTCGCTATTGCGGCAAGCTTCGGTTTAGCGGCAACGTTATCAGTTATCGTGTTGGGTGATGAGAGCGGTTACGAATTGGGTGACGTTCAAAAAGTAAAACTGGCAGCGGTTGAGGCCGAATACGATACCCATCCAGCGCCCGCACCTTTTACTGTTTTTGGTATTCCCAATGACGAAGAAGAAAAAACCGAATATGCGCTTCAAATTCCATGGGCAATGGGGATCATTGCAACCCGCTCATTAACAGAAGAAGTGAAGGGCATTAAGGCGCTCAAAGAAGAAAATAAAGTGCGCATACTTGAAGGCATTAAAGCGTACGAAGTACTTGATGATGTGCGCAACGGCACTGCCACTGCAGCTGAGCGAGCCACATTTGAAGCCCACAAAGACAGCTTGGGCTACGCTATGCTGCTTGAACCTTTCACCACAGATGTGGCAAATCCCACTGACGCGGCACTTAAACAAGCTGTGGATTACAGCATTCCGCCGGTTGCGCCACTGTTTTGGAGCTTCCGTCTTATGGTGGCATCAGGTTTCATCATGCTAGCGTTATTCTTATGTGCGTTCTATTACAGCACTAAGCACAGAATAACCAAGCCACGTTGGTTACTAAAAGCATCACTATTTAGCTTACCGTTACCTTGGGTGGCCAGTGAGGCTGGTTGGTTTGTCGCAGAATATGGTCGCCAGCCTTGGTCTATCGCAGAAGTCCTGCCAGTGCACGCTTCAGTTTCTAACTTAGCTGTAAGTGACGTAGTGATTACTCTGGTAGCTTATTCAGCGTTCTACACCGTGATGTTCATTATTGGCTTCTATCTGATGAAAAAGTTTGCCAAAAAAGGGCCAGTTCCTCCCTCAGCTAACCCCACTGAAAGCGAACTTGACCTTATTGATGACAATTATCTTGGTAAAGACGGACAAGGAGCAAACGCATGA
- a CDS encoding sigma-54 interaction domain-containing protein — protein sequence MIDAIDKPAIFINQSYIIEAVNKPYRDTYPVDIKLGYSTCYSVSHRNTKPCDQCGEQCPIKVCQDTKRPASVVHVHATNEGQSYCDIFMRPIYDSTGSLLGYLEILDKLSFASNRPAPGKMVGESNAFKIMLNKINRAASADIAVLLHGETGTGKELVSRALHDTSARAENPFVVIECTGLTDSLFESELFGYEKGAFTGATNNKKGLVEAAEGGTLFFDEIGDVPLSMQVKLLRLFETQTYRPVGSVNVKQANFRLVCATHKNLKDMVQQGTFRQDLYYRIAGFPITLPALRERQDDIALLANHILAALPQTHRPHTNRFTTKRFDKAALAKLKTYSFPGNIRELKNIIEQASLLADDSIIYEKDLPEQLFEKQLTSCLDVSQQMPDHSPLLTLEEQESRYISDAYYQYQGDIAGLASALDISVRTLYRKLQKAGVKVKAPSLKGPL from the coding sequence ATGATTGACGCAATCGATAAACCCGCCATTTTTATCAATCAGAGCTATATCATTGAAGCTGTCAATAAACCCTATCGCGACACTTACCCTGTAGATATAAAGCTTGGCTATAGCACTTGCTACAGCGTTTCCCATCGCAATACAAAGCCTTGTGATCAATGCGGCGAGCAATGCCCCATAAAGGTCTGCCAAGATACTAAACGCCCCGCTAGCGTGGTGCATGTTCACGCCACAAATGAGGGGCAAAGCTATTGCGATATTTTCATGCGTCCTATCTATGACAGCACAGGTAGCTTACTGGGCTATCTTGAAATATTAGACAAGCTATCATTTGCATCAAATCGTCCCGCACCTGGGAAGATGGTCGGCGAGTCAAACGCATTTAAAATTATGCTTAACAAAATAAACCGTGCAGCCAGTGCAGATATTGCCGTGTTGCTTCACGGTGAGACGGGGACGGGAAAAGAGCTCGTATCCCGGGCACTTCACGATACAAGCGCTCGAGCTGAAAATCCCTTTGTGGTTATTGAGTGCACAGGCTTAACAGACAGCCTGTTTGAAAGTGAATTATTCGGCTATGAAAAAGGCGCATTTACCGGCGCAACAAACAACAAAAAGGGGTTGGTGGAAGCAGCAGAAGGCGGCACCTTATTTTTTGACGAGATAGGTGATGTACCGCTAAGTATGCAAGTAAAGCTATTGCGTTTGTTCGAAACCCAGACCTACCGGCCAGTTGGTAGCGTTAATGTAAAACAAGCTAACTTTCGTTTGGTATGCGCCACCCACAAGAATCTTAAGGACATGGTGCAACAAGGTACGTTTAGACAAGACCTTTACTACCGCATCGCCGGCTTTCCCATTACGTTACCGGCATTACGTGAACGACAAGACGATATTGCACTACTTGCCAATCATATTCTAGCGGCGCTACCACAAACGCATCGGCCCCACACTAATCGCTTTACTACTAAGCGATTCGACAAGGCAGCACTCGCAAAGCTAAAAACGTACTCGTTCCCAGGAAATATTAGAGAGCTGAAAAACATTATAGAACAAGCGAGTTTACTGGCAGACGACAGTATTATTTACGAAAAAGATTTGCCAGAGCAACTATTTGAGAAACAGCTCACGTCATGTTTAGACGTAAGTCAACAAATGCCAGATCATTCGCCACTGCTGACCCTTGAAGAACAAGAGTCACGGTATATCAGCGATGCCTATTACCAATACCAAGGCGATATTGCAGGCCTTGCAAGCGCGCTGGATATAAGTGTTCGCACGCTCTATCGGAAATTACAAAAGGCTGGTGTTAAGGTTAAAGCCCCGTCGTTGAAGGGGCCTTTGTAA
- a CDS encoding sulfite exporter TauE/SafE family protein, whose protein sequence is MEYLIALITAEGALTPFSSCLLILTSFFTSLMTATLGIGGGVLLLAVMAGTMPVSALIPVHGLVQLGSNGNRALMTLKFIDWQMLKFFSIGALIGAVMASFIVVQLPLVFIQFAVAGFILFLVWGSKPKAQEMSATGRALAGLITTLVSMFVGATGPLVAAFVHRNNYSKMQITGTFASCMTFQHGLKAFVFTFVGFSFVQWGGIIIAMIASGALGTFFGLKVLKRVPADKFMLAFKVVVTLLACRLIFQAISSLL, encoded by the coding sequence ATGGAATATCTGATTGCGTTAATAACCGCTGAAGGGGCACTAACACCTTTTTCAAGTTGCTTGCTTATTCTCACTTCTTTTTTCACATCGCTAATGACCGCGACGCTAGGCATTGGTGGCGGCGTGTTGCTACTTGCCGTTATGGCTGGGACCATGCCTGTCAGCGCACTTATTCCGGTACACGGACTAGTACAGCTTGGTTCGAACGGAAACAGAGCGTTAATGACTTTAAAGTTTATTGACTGGCAAATGCTGAAGTTTTTCTCTATTGGCGCATTGATAGGTGCTGTGATGGCGTCATTTATTGTTGTGCAATTACCCTTGGTGTTTATTCAGTTTGCGGTTGCTGGCTTTATTTTGTTTTTGGTTTGGGGGAGTAAGCCTAAGGCACAAGAAATGTCTGCTACAGGCCGGGCGCTAGCCGGCCTTATAACAACACTTGTATCTATGTTTGTAGGCGCGACAGGCCCCCTTGTGGCGGCGTTTGTGCATAGAAATAACTATAGCAAGATGCAGATTACAGGGACCTTTGCTAGCTGTATGACATTTCAACACGGGTTGAAAGCCTTTGTGTTTACGTTTGTGGGTTTTTCGTTCGTGCAGTGGGGCGGTATTATTATTGCCATGATTGCCAGCGGCGCGTTGGGTACGTTCTTTGGGCTTAAAGTACTCAAGCGTGTGCCTGCTGACAAATTTATGTTGGCGTTTAAAGTTGTGGTGACGTTATTGGCCTGCCGTCTTATTTTTCAAGCGATATCAAGCTTGCTGTAA
- a CDS encoding amidohydrolase: protein MNTFTKRFAGIASIASVALALISPGIMAAPELVVINANITAADTEQYRALSVENGVFSEFSNRADALLSQADNNTIVIDAKGKRLIAGINDSHLHVTRGGRFYNLETRWEGVTSLKAGLAMLKAQAERTPKGQWVRVVGGFSPNQFEEKRLPTPQELTAIAPDTPIFVLHLYSGGVLNQKALEVLNINKDTKAPEGSVIERDSAGNPTGVLLAQPNPMILYKTIAALPQMTTDQQLNSSRQFYRKLLSLGVTSVIDAGGGGHTFPDDYIASETLAKQGELPIRVSNYLFPQVPAKEMLNFMQWMHAFEADENHHSHLENGYVIEGGGELLTYRASDYENFRAPRPELPDDAEHALEEVIRLHLLEGWPFRLHATYDESITRILNVLEHIHNTQRVDSVRWIIDHAETVSDANLARIKKLGGAIAVQGRMAFAGEDFVARYGKAQAARTPPIQAMIDAGITVGLGTDGTRVSSFNPWATYYWAVTGKTVGGFALGSTPLERQTALQLFTSGSAALSGEEALKGQLKPGFYADFAILNHDILRVDEDALLNTQSQLTVVGGKIVFADKQDYPEHYTAPLKAEPSWSPVNFDTQR, encoded by the coding sequence ATGAATACTTTTACTAAGCGTTTTGCTGGTATAGCAAGTATCGCCAGCGTTGCCTTGGCATTGATAAGTCCAGGCATAATGGCTGCGCCAGAACTTGTCGTAATTAACGCCAATATTACCGCAGCAGACACAGAACAATACCGTGCCCTTAGTGTTGAGAATGGCGTATTTAGCGAGTTCTCAAACCGTGCAGACGCACTATTATCACAGGCAGATAACAACACCATTGTTATTGATGCCAAAGGAAAGCGCCTCATAGCAGGAATAAACGACTCACACCTTCATGTCACGCGAGGTGGGCGTTTTTACAATCTAGAAACCCGCTGGGAAGGCGTCACGTCACTTAAAGCAGGGCTAGCTATGCTAAAAGCGCAGGCTGAACGCACGCCTAAAGGCCAGTGGGTTCGCGTAGTCGGCGGCTTCAGCCCGAACCAATTTGAAGAAAAACGTTTGCCAACACCACAGGAGCTAACAGCGATTGCGCCAGATACGCCCATATTCGTTCTACACCTATATTCTGGCGGTGTACTCAATCAAAAGGCACTAGAGGTACTTAACATTAACAAAGATACCAAAGCGCCTGAAGGCAGTGTGATAGAGCGTGATTCAGCAGGAAATCCCACTGGTGTTTTACTTGCTCAGCCCAACCCGATGATTCTTTACAAGACTATTGCCGCACTACCTCAAATGACAACTGACCAGCAGCTTAATTCAAGCCGCCAGTTTTATCGTAAGCTGTTAAGCCTTGGCGTAACCAGTGTGATTGATGCGGGAGGCGGTGGCCACACCTTTCCGGATGATTACATTGCCAGCGAGACATTGGCGAAACAAGGTGAACTACCTATTCGCGTATCTAACTATCTGTTTCCGCAGGTTCCTGCTAAAGAAATGCTTAACTTTATGCAGTGGATGCATGCGTTTGAAGCTGATGAAAACCACCATTCACACCTTGAAAATGGCTATGTGATCGAGGGAGGCGGGGAACTTTTGACTTATAGAGCATCAGATTATGAAAACTTTCGCGCACCAAGGCCTGAACTTCCTGATGATGCAGAACATGCCCTTGAAGAAGTCATTCGTCTGCACCTGCTAGAGGGCTGGCCGTTTCGTTTGCATGCAACTTACGATGAGTCGATTACTCGTATTTTGAATGTACTTGAACATATTCATAACACGCAGCGCGTTGATAGCGTACGCTGGATTATTGATCATGCCGAAACCGTGTCTGACGCAAACTTAGCGCGAATTAAAAAGTTAGGGGGCGCTATTGCGGTTCAAGGTCGCATGGCCTTTGCTGGTGAAGATTTTGTCGCGCGCTATGGCAAAGCCCAAGCCGCTCGTACGCCTCCCATTCAAGCGATGATAGACGCCGGAATTACCGTAGGGCTTGGCACTGACGGTACAAGAGTATCTAGTTTTAACCCTTGGGCGACCTACTATTGGGCGGTTACCGGAAAAACCGTAGGAGGTTTTGCATTAGGCAGTACACCTTTAGAAAGACAAACCGCGCTTCAACTTTTTACATCGGGTAGTGCCGCACTTTCTGGAGAAGAAGCGCTTAAAGGGCAGCTCAAACCAGGCTTTTATGCTGACTTTGCTATTCTTAATCACGACATTTTACGTGTAGATGAAGACGCACTATTAAATACGCAATCACAGTTAACGGTAGTAGGCGGAAAAATTGTATTTGCCGACAAGCAAGACTACCCTGAGCATTACACTGCACCTTTGAAAGCCGAACCAAGCTGGTCTCCAGTTAACTTCGACACACAACGTTAA